Proteins found in one Polyodon spathula isolate WHYD16114869_AA chromosome 10, ASM1765450v1, whole genome shotgun sequence genomic segment:
- the LOC121321441 gene encoding interferon-inducible double-stranded RNA-dependent protein kinase activator A homolog A-like, with protein MSQERFPAASKRRSAKNNLSLEQMIAASPGKTPIQMLHEYGTKIGKPPIYYMEKAEGNAHLPSFIFNVEIGAVTSTGQGLSKRAAKHKAAEAALNILKREPGMSIPFPKTELSDSPKQTQNQSNPIGTLQELAVQKGWRLPEYSVALESGPAHKRDFSVTCRIETFLVTGSGSSKKIAKRSAAEQMLAKLQNLPDSSDTPGTSGFRWESLKDSTAEKITILKRNPLSIPNTDYVQMLSDLSQEQGFEVTFLDIDELTVNGQYQCLAEIAASPVTVCHGTGISCGNAHNDAAHSALQYVKIMAISK; from the exons ATGTCACAAGAGAGGTTTCCAGCCGCGTCCAAAAGGCGCTCTGCAAAGAACAATCTCAG TTTGGAGCAAATGATCGCAGCCAGTCCAGGAAAGACTCCAATCCAGATGCTTCATGAGTATGGTACAAAGATTGGTAAACCCCCCATCTATTACATGGAAAAAGCTGAGGGCAATGCTCATCTACCCAGTTTTATCTTCAATGTAGAAATTGGAGCTGTCACCAGTACAG GTCAAGGTCTGAGTAAAAGGGCTGCAAAACATAAAGCTGCTGAAGCTGCTTTAAATATTCTAAAAAGAGAGCCAGGTATGAG CATTCCCTTTCCAAAGACCGAGCTGTCTGATTCTCCTAAACAGACACAAAATCAGTCCAACCCTATTGGCACGCTGCAG GAACTGGCGGTCCAAAAGGGTTGGAGACTCCCAGAGTACTCTGTGGCTTTGGAATCTGGGCCTGCCCACAAGAGAGACTTTTCAGTGACCTGCAGAATAGAAACATTTCTTGTAACAG gaaGTGGTAGCTCCAAAAAAATAGCCAAAAGGTCTGCAGCTGAACAAATGCTAGCAAAACTTCAAAATCTGCCAGATAGTTCGGATACCCCCGGG aCATCCGGTTTCAGGTGGGAATCTTTGAAAGATTCTACGGCAGAGAAGATCACAATTCTAAAGAGAAACCCGCTGAGTATTCCCAACACGGATTATGTGCAGATGTTATCAGATTTGTCTCAGGAGCAAGGGTTTGAGGTCACTTTCCTGGATATAG ATGAGCTGACTGTGAATGGGCAGTACCAGTGTCTAGCTGAGATCGCCGCTTCCCCGGTCACTGTGTGTCACGGCACAGGGATCTCGTGTGGTAATGCTCACAATGACGCAGCtcacagtgcactgcagtatgTGAAGATCATGGCAATATCAAAATAA